The Apium graveolens cultivar Ventura chromosome 6, ASM990537v1, whole genome shotgun sequence genome contains a region encoding:
- the LOC141666121 gene encoding uncharacterized protein LOC141666121: protein MEIKGPHTCLNPNISQDHYNLSSSNIAHVIRTQISADLGVSEKILEATVVSHFGYRPTRRKIRHVREITEKALLKSSDESYEYLPKFMNALQSFNHDTFVDCHFKEHDLGEPIAEVVRFKQVFWALKPCIDAFPHCIHVLLIDGTHLYDKYGGVLLTATAVVGFNHILLVAFIIVEGENAASWSWFMERLKNKVVIRRRDVCVISNRHKGIISVMNNSELGWCEPHSHHRFCCRHLAANFGKEFRKDKIKERIVPLCSQITGPKFTLHWNALIAAEPRAQQWFDDKPLSHWSLAYDEGKRFGIMTTNMAESWNNEIKVGRKLPITALVKTIFHKLVAYFDQRRIEVEKQCVDGNLFTLHANKMLNRWKESASGHHGTVFDHDSWIFTVTTMKRGQKGGKEHIVHLMERICTCNK from the exons atgGAAATTAAGGGTCCACACACATGCCTCAACCCAAATATATCGCAAGATCACTATAACTTGAGCTCGTCAAACATTGCACATGTGATTAGAACACAGATAAGTGCAGATCTTGGTGTCTCTGAGAAGATATTAGAAGCCACTGTCGTGAGCCATTTTGGTTATAGACCTACAAGACGAAAGATTAGACATGTAAGGGAGATAACTGAAAAAGCCTTACTCAAGTCTTCTGATGAGTCTTATGAGTACCTTCCAAAATTTATGAATGCATTACAATCATTTAATCATGACACATTTGTTGATTGTCACTTCAAGGAGCATGATCTAGGAGAGCCTATAGCTGAG GTGGTGAGATTCAAGCAAGTGTTTTGGGCATTAAAGCCTTGCATAGATGCATTTCCACATTGTATACATGTACTTCTTATAGATGGTACACATCTATATGATAAGTATGGCGGAGTCTTGCTGACGGCTACAGCAGTTGTTGGCTTTAACCATATTCTGCTGGTGGCATTTATAATTGTTGAGGGAGAAAATGCAGCTAGTTGGTCTTGGTTCATGGAGAGGTTGAAGAATAAGGTTGTCATCCGGCGAAGAGATGTTTGTGTCATTTCAAATAGGCATAAGGGGATAATTTCAGTTATGAATAATTCGGAGCTTGGGTGGTGTGAACCACATAGCCATCATCGGTTTTGCTGTAGACACCTGGCTGCAAATTTTGGTAAAGAGTTCAGAAAGGACAAAATAAAAGAGAGGATTGTTCCTTTGTGTAGCCAAATTACGGGGCCTAAGTTTACTTTGCATTGGAATGCATTGATAGCTGCAGAGCCAAGAGCACAACAGTGGTTTGATGATAAGCCACTAAGTCATTGGTCTTTGGCTTATGATGAAGGAAAAAGGTTTGGGATCATGACAACTAATATGGCAGAAAGTTGGAACAATGAAATCAAAGTGGGAAGAAAGCTCCCCATCACTGCTTTGGTTAAAACTATCTTTCACAAGTTGGTTGCTTATTTTGATCAGCGTCGAATAGAAGTAGAGAAACAATGTGTTGATGGCAATCTGTTCACTCTTCATGCCAATAAAATGCTTAATAGATGGAAGGAAAGTGCAAGTGGCCATCATGGTACGGTATTTGATCATGATTCTTGGATTTTCACTGTGACTACAATGAAGCGTGGTCAGAAAGGTGGAAAAGAGCACATTGTTCACTTGATGGAAAGGATATGCACTTGTAACAAATGA
- the LOC141666118 gene encoding uncharacterized protein LOC141666118, with protein MKRKFMILSVLDPGPHEPGNNIDVYLQPLIDDLKKLWEEGEPNVYDAYSKSYFTLKAILLWTINDFPAYGNLSGCVNKGYKSFPICGDDTVAKYLSHSRKMCFQGHRRYLLRQHPYRRQKAAFNGQQELGNACQPLSEEEVLAHLERIDFCFGKEVKKSKKVECPWKKKSVFFELEYWKYHHVRHCLDVMHIEKNVCDNLLVTLLNMRKSKDSEAARRDMIDMGVRHDLAPQVGEKKTYLPPSPFTLSKVEKKKVLNSFMSMKLPSGHGSNIKNCVSMSDLKIYGLKSHDCHILLQQLLPVAIRSVLPKNVRVTIIRLCFFFNALCSKVVDVSKLDKLQSDKCVYVDRYLKEESVEFCTEFMSQTCTTAGIPVEQGKQYGPLSAAIIKVVEEKERDEAHLHVLQNNDEVYSYIVMHKEYLDEIYRGKKKSVHWLMGEHNRLFADWFEKKVSSEMKGNPDAISETIRWLAGKPSFSVLTYQVQVSSAKDLNPIESDMTFYGIILEVWELDYHEFKAPLFLCKWAENDKGIKIDDLGFTLVDFNRQGHKKDKYVSVDQVNRVFYIKDLVDPTWSIVLTFTTRDYQELYNDDDLGDTIMEHPPFCSNIPTSDVTNEDVAHSIRPNVEGIWVKK; from the exons ATGAAAAGGAAGTTCATGATATTGTCAGTTTTAGATCCTGGTCCACATGAGCCGGGAAATAACATCGACGTTTATTTACAACCGTTGATTGATGATCTGAAAAAACTTTGGGAAGAAGGTGAACCAAACGTTTATGACGCCTATAGTAAATCATATTTCACTCTAAAAGCAATTTTATTGTGGACTATAAATGATTTTCCAGCATATGGAAACTTGTCAGGCTGCGTGAATAAGGGTTATAAGAGTTTTCCAATTTGTGGTGACGATACTGTGGCTAAATATTTAAGTCACAGTAGGAAGATGTGCTTCCAAGGTCATCGCCGTTATTTGCTTAGACAGCACCCTTATAGGAGGCAGAAGGCGGCCTTTAACGGACAACAAGAGTTGGGGAACGCATGTCAACCCCTTTCCGAAGAAGAAGTGTTAGCGCATCTGGAACGAATTGATTTTTGTTTTGGAAAAGAGGTGAAGAAGTCAAAGAAggtggaatgtccatggaagaaAAAATCTGTTTTCTTTGAGTTAGAATATTGGAAATATCATCATGTTCGCCACTGTCTCGATGTTATGCACATCGAGAAAAATGTGTGTGATAATCTGCTTGTGACGTTATTAAATATGCGAAAGTCAAAAGATAGTGAGGCGGCACGTCGTGATATGATTGATATGGGTGTTAGACATGATTTAGCTCCTCAAGTAGGAGAAAAGAAGACCTATCTACCTCCTTCCCCTTTTACTTTGTCGAAGGTTGAAAAAAAGAAAGTGTTGAACTCATTCATGTCTATGAAACTTCCTTCTGGACATGGATCAAACATAAAAAATTGTGTATCCATGTCTGATTTGAAGATATACGGGCTTAAGTCCCATGACTGCCATatccttctccaacaactccTCCCTGTTGCCATTCGATCCGTTCTCCCAAAAAATGTTAGGGTCACAATCATACGACTGTGCTTCTTTTTTAATGCTTTATGCAGCAAAGTTGTCGATGTCTCGAAACTCGATAAATTGcagtcagat AAGTGCGTTTATGTGGACCG CTACCTTAAAGAAGAATCAGTAGAATTCTGCACAGAATTTATGAGCCAGACTTGTACAACTGCCGGCATTCCAGTTGAGCAAGGCAAGCAATATGGTCCATTATCTGCCGCGATAATAAAGGTCGTGGAAGAAAAAGAGCGAGATGAGGCTCATCTGCATGTCCTTCAAAACAATGATGAAGTGTATTCCTATATCGT AATGCACAAGGAGTATTTGGATGAAATTTACCGAGGGAAGAAAAAAAGTGTTCATTGGCTCATGGGAGAGCACAATCGGCTATTTGCCGATTGGTTTGAAAAAAAA GTAAGTAGTGAAATGAAGGGAAATCCCGATGCTATTTCAGAGACGATACGATGGCTCGCTGGAAAACCATcattttctgttttaacttatcAAG TCCAGGTGTCCAGTGCGAAAGATTTAAACCCCATTGAGAGTGATATGACCTTTTATGGCATAATCTTGGAAGTATGGGAGTTGGATTACCATGAGTTCAAAGCTCCACTCTTCTTGTGTAAATGGGCAGAGAATGATAAAGGCATAAAGATCGACGATCTTGGCTTCACACTTGTGGATTTCAATCGACAAGGCCATAAGAAGGATAAATATGTCTCTGTTGACCAAGTCAACCGAGTGTTTTACATTAAAGATCTGGTTGATCCTACTTGGTCGATCGTGTTAACTTTCACAACTAGAGACTATCAAGAGTTGTATAACGACGATGATTTGGGTGACACGATCATGGAACATCCTCCCTTCTGCTCTAACATCCCTACTTCTGATGTGACCAATGAAGACGTTGCGCATAGTATTAGGCCTAATGTTGAGGGAATTTGGGTTAAAAAATGA
- the LOC141666122 gene encoding wall-associated receptor kinase 2-like: MDPIFYLLLALLTPVTIHSMPSTLQVGASTALAYKFSKPNCNKTCGNLTIPYPFGTSKGCYLESKYNSFLVTCRDAVPYLSKSYIKILNISLDDHHIHVLGNVSRQCYDELGNFSSDIRYYFKLSKFRINSAGNKFTVLGCSTFGQIAGSQFENYKTGCSSTCDSVETVVNGSCSGTGCCEIPIPVGTTALNVSVDNIDNVSVTKVPCSSAFIAEEGAYNFSSLDLMASRKTSYPITVDWAVGDETCASAKKNKTSYACVVSGSTCTDSIYGSSAGYQCSCPNGFEGNPYLTNDIDQCAKSINWCNSPAKCENQQGVVVCVCPPGYQTDGNKGCYKVGDADGSRPFGPAIAIAAGTSIFVLVAGSSWIYRHRAKKKHIKQKHKFFMQNGGFTLRQELSKDDGLAQTARLFTEEELKKATNNFDEHEIIGRGGCGTVYKGVLSPNNLVVAIKKSKVREQMQISQFINEVIILCRINHINVVKLIGCCLETQVPLLVYEFINSGTLFDHLHNRVNGSYLSWECCLRIAAEIAEAIAYLHSAASPPIIHRDIKSTNILLDENLVAKVADFGASKIVPRDHAEIATLVQGTFGYIDPEYLYSSELTEKSDVYSFGVLLAEILTGERAVSFNRPEEDRNLAVYFVSSMKLGNGMPNIIHKSFVEDDKNIEQIKQVVMLTARCLKMTGNERPSMRELAMELERLKTLVETPWADNRSISDLNETRSLQTHNVAPDAVGCADIGSSSITEFKFK; the protein is encoded by the exons ATGGACCCTATTTTTTACTTGTTACTAGCTTTGCTCACTCCAGTTACTATTCATTCCATGCCCTCAACACTACAAGTAGGAGCTTCAACAGCACTAGCCTACAAATTTTCCAAGCCCAACTGTAATAAAACATGTGGTAACCTTACAATTCCTTACCCCTTTGGCACAAGTAAAGGTTGTTACCTTGAAAGCAAATATAATTCTTTTCTTGTAACTTGCAGGGATGCAGTTCCTTATCTTTCAAAAAGTTATATAAAAATACTTAAtatttcacttgatgatcatcaCATTCATGTGTTAGGCAATGTATCTCGCCAATGTTATGATGAATTGGGAAATTTCAGCAGTGACATTAGATACTACTTCAAATTATCAAAGTTTCGGATAAATAGTGCAGGCAATAAATTTACGGTCCTTGGATGTTCCACTTTTGGGCAAATTGCAGGTTCTCAGTTTGAAAACTACAAAACTGGATGTTCCTCGACATGTGACAGTGTTGAAACCGTAGTAAATGGCTCATGTTCTGGCACTGGGTGTTGCGAAATCCCGATCCCAGTAGGCACGACGGCCTTAAACGTGAGTGTTGATAATATTGATAACGTTTCAGTGACGAAAGTTCCATGTAGCTCGGCTTTTATTGCCGAAGAAGGTGCATACAACTTTTCTTCTTTGGATTTAATGGCATCAAGGAAAACTTCATATCCAATTACAGTTGACTGGGCGGTTGGAGATGAAACATGCGCATCAGCAAAGAAAAACAAAACAAGCTATGCTTGTGTTGTCTCAGGTAGCACTTGCACGGACTCAATCTATGGCTCGAGTGCAGGTTACCAGTGCAGTTGCCCAAATGGATTTGAGGGCAACCCTTACTTGACTAATG ATATTGATCAATGTGCCAAATCAATTAATTGGTGTAATAGTCCTGCAAAATGTGAAAACCAACAAGGGGTGGTCGTATGTGTTTGTCCACCTGGTTACCAAACAGATGGGAACAAAGGTTGTTATAAAGTTGGCGATGCCGATGGATCAAGGCCTTTTGGACCAGCCATCGCAATAG CCGCAGGCACCAGCATTTTTGTTTTAGTGGCCGGGAGTTCTTGGATATATCGGCACCGGGCAAAAAAAAAGCATATCAAGCAGAAACACAAGTTTTTTATGCAAAATGGTGGATTTACACTAAGACAAGAACTCTCCAAAGACGATGGATTAGCCCAAACGGCCAGACTCTTTACTGAAGAAGAACTAAAAAAAGCCACTAATAATTTTGATGAACATGAAATCATTGGTCGTGGGGGTTGTGGAACTGTTTATAAAGGAGTGCTTTCACCTAACAATTTAGTAGTAGCTATAAAGAAGTCGAAAGTGAGGGAACAAATGCAGATTTCACAATTCATCAACGAGGTAATCATTCTTTGCAGGATCAACCACATTAATGTAGTAAAATTAATAGGCTGTTGTCTGGAAACACAAGTCCCCTTGCTAGTTTATGAGTTCATAAACAGTGGCACCCTCTTCGACCACCTTCATAACAGAGTTAATGGTTCCTACCTGTCATGGGAATGTTGCCTTCGTATAGCTGCAGAAATTGCAGAAGCGATTGCTTATTTACATTCGGCTGCTTCTCCCCCGATAATTCACAGAGACATAAAAAGCACCAACATACTACTTGACGAAAATCTTGTGGCAAAAGTGGCAGATTTTGGAGCATCTAAAATAGTGCCACGAGATCATGCAGAAATTGCTACTCTGGTGCAAGGCACATTTGGGTACATAGATCCTGAATACCTTTACTCAAGTGAACTGACGGAGAAAAGCGATGTTTATAGTTTCGGGGTTCTTTTGGCAGAGATTTTAACAGGAGAGCGAGCGGTTTCGTTTAATAGGCCAGAGGAAGATAGAAACCTTGCAGTGTACTTTGTATCTTCTATGAAGCTTGGTAATGGTATGCCAAACATTATCCATAAGAGTTTTGTAGAGGATGACAAGAACATTGAGCAAATCAAACAAGTAGTTATGCTGACAGCTAGGTGCTTGAAAATGACTGGAAACGAAAGGCCGAGTATGAGGGAACTAGCAATGGAGCTAGAGCGTCTTAAAACATTGGTTGAAACTCCATGGGCAGATAACAGATCAATTAGTGATCTTAATGAGACCAGGTCCTTGCAGACCCACAATGTGGCTCCAGATGCTGTTGGCTGCGCTGATATTGGTTCTAGTTCAATAACTGAATTTAAGTTCAAATAA
- the LOC141666120 gene encoding uncharacterized protein LOC141666120, with protein MDKSWISKDRDSLEFEIGVEEFLIFAEENCKDPKRIPCPCGRCVNFKKFSIKIIRGHIYDHGFSLGYVDWIWYEEKSTRSTRSSIGSTRPASDQPIEHFVASETVEVCEAAFNSGNYDKDSYDFQRFVVDAEQPLFEGSECTKLESVLKLHNWKARFRISDTAFTELLSSVGSILPKDNVLPPNAYEAKKTLSDLGLVYIKLHSCLNDCILYRGIHSDASQCPHCKLSRWKVRKNGQLRVNVPAKVMWYFPIIPRFKRLFKSPSTAELMTWHANQRINDDKMRHPADSPSWRNIDYRWPAFGSESRNIRLALSADGINPHTNGLVNRYTCCPVVLVTYNLPS; from the coding sequence ATGGATAAGTCGTGGATATCGAAAGATAGGGATTCTTTAGAATTTGAAATTGGCGTCGAAGAATTCTTGATTTTCGCTGAAGAAAATTGTAAAGATCCTAAAAGAATTCCTTGTCCATGTGGTCGATGtgtgaattttaaaaaattctcaaTCAAAATCATAAGGGGACATATCTACGATCATGGTTTTAGTTTGGGGTATGTTGATTGGATTTGGTATGAAGAAAAATCTACTAGGAGTACTAGGTCTTCTATAGGTAGTACACGTCCTGCTTCAGACCAACCTATAGAGCACTTTGTTGCATCAGAAActgttgaagtttgtgaagcggCTTTTAATTCGGGTAATTACGATAAGGATTCATATGATTTTCAAAGGTTTGTTGTTGATGCGGAACAACCGTTGTTTGAGGGCAGCGAGTGCACAAAGTTAGAGTCAGTGTTAAAATTGCACAACTGGAAAGCTAGGTTTCGTATTAGCGACACTGCCTTTACTGAGCTGCTCTCTTCAGTTGGCTCGATCCTTCCCAAAGATAATGTGTTGCCTCCTAACGCATATGAAGCGAAGAAAACTTTATCCGATTTAGGTCTAGTGTATATAAAACTTCATTCGTGTCTCAATGATTGTATACTGTATAGGGGCATACATTCTGATGCTTCTCAGTGTCCTCATTGCAAGCTGTCACGTTGGAAAGTACGGAAGAATGGCCAACTTAGGGTCAATGTTCCAGCCAAGGTCATGTGGTATTTTCCTATAATTCCAAGATTTAAACGGTTATTTAAATCTCCCTCTACTGCTGAACTCATGACTTGGCATGCAAATCAGCGAATAAATGATGACAAGATGCGACATCCGGCCGACTCTCCTTCTTGGAGGAACATCGATTACCGGTGGCCTGCCTTTGGTAGTGAATCTAGGAATATTAGGTTGGCTTTATCAGCGGATGGTATCAACCCGCATACTAATGGGTTAGTCAATCGATATACATGCTGTCCAGTAGTGTTGGTAACGTACAATCTTCCTTCGTGA